The Streptomyces sp. NBC_00162 genome window below encodes:
- a CDS encoding glutamate-cysteine ligase family protein — translation MGEKVVAGGFDLSDRQRYRRKLHECLEGLERLLAEKRFDRPKNMMGLEIELNLAGADGLPRMVNAQVLERIASPDFQTELGMFNLEVNVLPHRLGGRVFDQLAEELSAGLGYAHRQAAEIDAGVVMIGILPTITREDLVTANLSAVDRYSLLNEQILMMRGEDFTLDIDGVERLIWNTGSIVPEAACTSVQLHLQVTPARFADVWNAAQAVVAAQIAVGANSPFLFGRELWRESRPPLFTQATDTRPPELQAQGVRPRTWFGERWVDSAYELFAENVRYFPALLPICDEEEPLRVLAEGGVPGLQELVLHNGTVYRWNRPVYGVADGVPHLRVENRVLPAGPTVADVVANAAFYYGLVRTLADEPRPVWTRLPFAEAEANFDAACRYGIDARLRWPRRGRAGGLASVPAVRLVLDELLPMAAAGLDAWGIEPADRDRYLGIIEERCRRRVNGATWQVDTYHRALASGLDRDEALAATTRRYSELMHKGDPVHTWPVGPGEEVVPAGG, via the coding sequence ATGGGGGAGAAGGTCGTGGCAGGCGGATTCGACCTGTCCGATCGGCAGCGGTATCGAAGGAAGCTTCACGAGTGCCTGGAGGGACTGGAGCGACTTCTGGCGGAGAAGAGGTTCGATCGCCCCAAGAACATGATGGGACTGGAGATCGAGCTGAATCTTGCGGGTGCCGACGGCTTGCCGAGAATGGTGAATGCCCAGGTACTGGAGCGGATTGCGAGCCCCGATTTCCAGACCGAACTCGGAATGTTCAACCTGGAGGTGAACGTCCTTCCGCACCGCCTCGGCGGCCGGGTATTCGATCAGCTCGCCGAGGAACTCAGCGCAGGTCTCGGTTACGCCCACCGGCAGGCCGCGGAGATCGACGCCGGGGTGGTGATGATCGGCATTCTGCCGACGATCACCCGCGAGGACCTGGTCACCGCCAACCTCTCGGCGGTCGACCGCTACTCGCTGCTCAACGAGCAGATCCTGATGATGCGCGGCGAGGACTTCACGCTCGACATCGACGGCGTCGAACGGCTGATCTGGAACACCGGGTCGATCGTGCCGGAGGCCGCGTGCACCTCCGTACAGCTGCACCTCCAGGTGACCCCGGCGCGGTTCGCGGACGTGTGGAACGCGGCCCAGGCGGTGGTCGCCGCACAGATAGCCGTGGGCGCGAACTCGCCGTTCCTGTTCGGGCGCGAGCTGTGGCGGGAGTCGCGGCCGCCGTTGTTCACCCAGGCCACCGACACCCGGCCGCCCGAGCTCCAGGCTCAGGGGGTGCGGCCGCGCACCTGGTTCGGGGAGCGCTGGGTGGACTCGGCGTACGAGCTCTTCGCGGAGAACGTCCGCTACTTCCCCGCCCTGCTGCCGATCTGCGACGAGGAGGAGCCGCTGCGGGTGCTCGCCGAGGGCGGGGTGCCCGGGCTCCAGGAGCTGGTCCTGCACAACGGCACCGTCTACCGGTGGAACCGGCCCGTGTACGGGGTCGCCGACGGGGTGCCGCACCTGCGGGTGGAGAACCGGGTGCTGCCGGCCGGGCCCACGGTCGCCGACGTCGTCGCCAACGCCGCCTTCTACTACGGACTCGTACGCACCCTCGCCGACGAGCCGCGCCCGGTGTGGACCCGGCTGCCCTTCGCCGAGGCGGAGGCCAACTTCGACGCCGCCTGCCGGTACGGGATCGACGCGCGGCTGCGCTGGCCGCGCCGGGGGCGGGCCGGGGGGCTGGCCAGTGTGCCCGCCGTCAGGCTGGTCCTGGACGAGCTGCTGCCGATGGCGGCGGCCGGCCTGGACGCGTGGGGCATCGAGCCCGCGGACCGGGACCGCTACCTCGGCATCATCGAGGAGCGCTGCCGGCGGCGGGTGAACGGGGCGACCTGGCAGGTGGACACCTACCACCGGGCGCTCGCGTCGGGGCTGGACCGCGACGAGGCGCTGGCGGCGACCACGCGGCGCTACAGCGAGCTGATGCACAAGGGCGATCCCGTGCACACCTGGCCCGTGGGGCCGGGGGAGGAGGTGGTGCCGGCCGGCGGCTGA
- a CDS encoding PhzF family phenazine biosynthesis protein — MRIRIVDAFTDRPFHGNPAGVLLLDAAFPPDAWLQQVASEVNLSETAFAHPLPPGSDADWALRWFTPAAEVDMCGHATLATAHVLASSGLADGLIRFTARCGILTAETAPDGAITLDFPTSSLTPVPAPTAVDHALGGAPILSVHDTAAHIGDLLIELADERTVRELQPDHAALRAFAKRGVIVTAPAEDPSRGYDFVSRGFFPAFGIDEDPVTGSAHTALAPFWAERLGRSELTGLQGGERRGLVRVTLAGERTLLTGHAVTVLDGELLTAP; from the coding sequence ATGCGCATCCGAATCGTCGACGCCTTCACCGACCGTCCGTTCCACGGGAACCCCGCCGGAGTCCTGCTCCTCGACGCCGCGTTCCCCCCGGACGCCTGGCTCCAGCAGGTCGCCTCCGAGGTGAACCTCTCCGAGACCGCCTTCGCCCACCCCCTGCCGCCCGGCTCGGACGCCGACTGGGCCCTGCGCTGGTTCACCCCGGCCGCCGAGGTCGACATGTGCGGGCACGCGACCCTCGCCACGGCGCACGTCCTCGCCTCGAGCGGCCTCGCCGACGGGCTGATCCGCTTCACCGCCCGCTGCGGCATCCTCACGGCCGAAACCGCCCCGGACGGGGCCATCACCCTGGATTTCCCGACGTCCTCGCTCACCCCGGTCCCGGCTCCGACCGCCGTGGACCACGCGCTGGGCGGCGCCCCGATCCTGTCCGTGCACGACACCGCCGCCCACATCGGGGACCTGCTGATCGAGCTCGCCGACGAGCGGACCGTCCGGGAACTGCAGCCGGACCACGCCGCCCTGCGGGCCTTCGCCAAGCGCGGGGTGATCGTCACCGCGCCCGCCGAGGATCCCTCTCGCGGGTACGACTTCGTCTCCCGCGGCTTCTTCCCGGCCTTCGGGATCGACGAGGACCCGGTCACCGGCAGCGCCCACACCGCGCTCGCCCCGTTCTGGGCCGAGCGCCTGGGCCGCAGCGAACTGACCGGCCTCCAGGGCGGCGAGCGCCGGGGACTCGTACGGGTGACCCTGGCGGGCGAGCGCACCCTGCTGACCGGCCACGCGGTCACCGTCCTGGACGGGGAACTCCTCACCGCCCCCTGA
- a CDS encoding CPBP family intramembrane glutamic endopeptidase, translating to MRAEPEPVVVELGEDASRRRVLRTETLLVLALSLGASGFSALISFIGSLTKPGGLKDQAATLNGSYAPGRPWLDLAWQLFGIATALVPVLLVAHLLTREGAPGLRVLGFDRTRPVWDLGRGALVAAGIGSAGLLFYLGARATGFNLTVVPEALPDVWWKFPVLILSAVQNSVVEEIIVLAYLLRRLGQLDWSPMAALLASSLLRGSYHLYQGIGGFIGNVVMGVVFVLAYRRWGRVGPLVVAHALLDIVAFGGYALLAGKVGWLPTP from the coding sequence GTGCGTGCGGAGCCGGAGCCGGTGGTCGTGGAGCTGGGCGAAGACGCGTCGCGGCGGCGCGTGCTGCGCACCGAGACCCTGCTCGTACTGGCGCTGTCGCTGGGCGCGAGCGGGTTCTCGGCGCTGATCAGCTTCATCGGCTCGCTCACCAAGCCGGGCGGGCTCAAGGACCAGGCCGCCACGCTCAACGGCTCGTACGCGCCCGGCCGGCCCTGGCTGGACCTGGCCTGGCAGCTGTTCGGCATCGCGACCGCCCTGGTCCCCGTCCTGCTGGTGGCGCACCTGCTGACCCGCGAGGGGGCACCGGGGCTGCGGGTGCTGGGCTTCGACCGCACCCGGCCCGTGTGGGACCTGGGCCGGGGCGCTCTCGTCGCGGCCGGGATCGGGAGCGCGGGGCTGCTCTTCTACCTGGGGGCACGGGCCACCGGATTCAACCTCACGGTGGTGCCGGAGGCCCTGCCCGACGTGTGGTGGAAGTTCCCCGTGCTGATCCTCTCCGCGGTGCAGAACTCCGTGGTGGAGGAGATCATCGTGCTGGCCTATCTGCTGCGGCGGCTGGGCCAGCTCGACTGGTCGCCGATGGCCGCGCTGCTGGCCAGCTCGCTGCTGCGCGGCTCGTACCACCTCTACCAGGGCATCGGCGGCTTTATCGGCAACGTGGTGATGGGCGTCGTCTTCGTGCTGGCCTACCGCCGCTGGGGCCGGGTGGGGCCGCTCGTCGTCGCGCACGCGCTGCTCGACATCGTGGCCTTCGGCGGGTACGCGCTGCTCGCGGGCAAGGTGGGCTGGCTGCCGACGCCGTAG